Proteins from one Elgaria multicarinata webbii isolate HBS135686 ecotype San Diego chromosome 3, rElgMul1.1.pri, whole genome shotgun sequence genomic window:
- the LOC134394341 gene encoding keratin, type II cytoskeletal cochleal-like — protein sequence MNVNGGPRYIGGRRCFSSASVMGGLGGSRGSSAPVCQPIARPCGAGSYSSMSLNNFGGGSRRMAYGQGFGGHIYGGMGGQGLGGQGMGGQGMGMGGQGMGMGGQGMGMGGQGMGMGGQGMGMGGQGIGMGGGMNYGGGFGGGYGGSECQGGHGGFGRIGGLGVGAPCRSEGIRGVSIDERLLKPLLVGVDPEEHKARTHEKEEMKTLNNQFACFIDKVRSLEQQNKVLATKWELLSQCVQPTRKNLEAYYENFIANLKKQLECLLSERGKLEHEQKNMQELVEEYRSKYEEEVNRRTSAENEFVVLKKDVDCVFLTKEELESKVDVLAQELEVLRCVFAEELTQLDGQICDTSVVLKMDNTRDLDMDVILKNVEAWYQNIAHSSKQEAEAFYHNKIAEIQNNRGKFNEELKCNQHEIAELNRVTQRLHTDLENAKKQVASLQSAICDAEHRGDIALKDARNKHVDLQTAYQQSKDKLACLLRDYQELLNTKLALDIEIATYRALLEGEESRIFTGNPVSVAMVSGGYPVGECASGMGVGMSHSVGAYNGMGEGFSSGSSGCVHTMGSRAASGSVGRAAGVAYGMGAGSGGGVGSKSGGYSSSVTTTKHVVTSGGGRHSSGLSTDGSCGSGHHGVGGAGGIGGTSGSGGFSSAACGLGGAVIGMHNAGAASGGGILGAVYGGSRGECTTGGRNMHITSVSSSARKCAY from the exons ATGAACGTAAATGGTGGTCCTCGATACATTGGTGGACGGAGGTGCTTTTCTTCTGCTTCTGTCATGGGTGGCCTAGGTGGAAGTCGAGGCAGCAGTGCTCCGGTGTGCCAGCCAATTGCAAGACCATGTGGAGCTGGCAGCTACTCCAGCATGAGCCTCAATAACTTTGGTGGTGGAAGCCGAAGAATGGCTTATGGCCAGGGCTTTGGAGGACACATCTATGGTGGCATGGGTGGTCAAGGTTTAGGGGGACAAGGCATGGGTGGACAAGGTATGGGCATGGGTGGACAAGGTATGGGCATGGGTGGACAAGGTATGGGCATGGGTGGACAAGGTATGGGCATGGGTGGACAAGGTATGGGCATGGGTGGACAAGGCATAGGTATGGGTGGTGGCATGAACTATGGTGGAGGATTTGGAGGAGGTTATGGTGGATCTGAGTGTCAGGGTGGACATGGAGGCTTTGGTAGGATTGGAGGTTTAGGGGTTGGGGCACCATGCAGAAGTGAAGGAATCCGAGGGGTCTCTATTGATGAGCGCCTCTTGAAGCCACTTTTGGTTGGAGTTGATCCAGAGGAGCACAAAGCACGAACCCATGAGAAAGAGGAGATGAAGACCTTGAACAACCAGTTTGCTTGCTTCATTGATAAG GTCCGATCCCTGGAACAGCAGAACAAGGTGCTTGCTACGAAATGGGAGCTTCTGAGCCAATGTGTCCAACCAACAAGGAAGAACCTAGAAGCCTACTACGAGAATTTCATCGCGAACCTGAAGAAACAACTGGAGTGTCTCTTAAGTGAGAGGGGGAAACTGGAACATGAACAGAAGAACATGCAGGAATTGGTTGAGGAATACAGATCTAA ATATGAAGAGGAAGTCAATAGGCGCACATCAGCAGAGAATGAATTTGTGGTGCTCAAAAAG gATGTTGACTGTGTCTTCCTCACCAAGGAAGAGCTGGAATCTAAGGTGGATGTGCTGGCACAGGAGCTGGAAGTTCTGAGATGTGTCTTTGCGGAA GAGTTAACTCAGTTGGACGGCCAAATCTGTGACACTTCTGTGGTTCTGAAAATGGACAATACACGAGACCTTGACATGGACGTCATCCTGAAGAATGTAGAGGCCTGGTATCAGAACATTGCCCATTCCAGCAAACAAGAAGCTGAAGCCTTTTACCATAACAAG attGCAGAGATTCAGAATAATCGGGGCAAATTCAATGAAGAGCTTAAGTGCAACCAGCATGAGATTGCAGAGCTCAACAGAGTGACCCAGAGGCTGCATACTGATCTGGAAAATGCAAAGAAGCAG GTTGCCAGTCTGCAGTCTGCTATCTGTGATGCTGAGCACCGTGGCGACATCGCCCTGAAAGATGCCCGCAATAAGCATGTTGACTTGCAGACGGCCTACCAGCAGTCCAAGGATAAACTGGCTTGCCTGCTCCGGGATTACCAGGAGCTGCTCAACACCAAATTGGCTCTGGATATTGAGATTGCAACCTATAGGGCATTACTCGAAGGAGAGGAGAGCAG GATATTCACAGGGAATCCTGTCAGCGTCG CTATGGTCAGTGGCGGATACCCGGTTGGCGAATGCGCATCTGGCATGGGAGTTGGGATGTCCCACAGCGTTGGTGCATACAATGGCATGGGCGAAGGGTTCAGTTCTGGAAGCTCAGGTTGTGTCCACACGATGGGCTCCAGAGCTGCGTCTGGCTCAGTCGGCAGGGCAGCAGGAGTTGCTTATGGGATGGGAGCGGGGAGCGGCGGAGGGGTTGGTTCCAAAAGCGGCGGCTACTCCTCGAGCGTTACCACCACTAAGCATGTGGTGACCTCCGGGGGTGGAAGGCACAGCTCAGGCCTTTCCACAGACGGAAGCTGCGGAAGTGGGCACCATGGGGTCGGAGGAGCCGGAGGCATTGGTGGCACCTCTGGAAGCGGGGGATTCAGCAGTGCAGCCTGTGGTCTCGGAGGCGCTGTGATTGGAATGCACAACGCTGGTGCAGCATCTGGGGGAGGCATCTTAGGGGCCGTGTACGGCGGTTCCCGCGGCGAATGCACCACCGGGGGCAGAAACATGCACATTACATCTGTCAGCTCTTCGGCCAGAAAATGTGCCTATTGA